In a genomic window of Streptomyces pristinaespiralis:
- a CDS encoding ABC transporter permease, translated as MSTQPLGGQAPGTTRIHNIGYRNYDGPRLGRAYARRSLYSQSLRGAFGLGRSAKSKVLPMILLGIMCMVAAIIVAVAVATPNMTDLPLKYTRYAIIMQALIALFLASQAPQSVSRDLRFKSVPLYFSRPIERVDYVLAKFAAMASAVFVLTAAPLVILYAGALLAEFDFADQTKGFAQGLVSVAVLSVLFGGIGLVLAAFTPRRGFGVAAVIATLTITYGAVSTVQAIAWETGSAGVIQWLGLFSPVTLIDGLQTAFLGATSAFPGGEGPGAGVGVVYLLTVLALVAGSYGVLMRRYRKVGL; from the coding sequence ATGAGCACCCAGCCCCTCGGCGGACAGGCCCCCGGAACCACGCGGATCCACAACATCGGCTACCGCAACTACGACGGCCCCCGCCTCGGCCGCGCCTACGCGCGCCGCTCCCTCTACTCGCAGTCGCTGCGCGGCGCCTTCGGTCTCGGCCGCTCGGCCAAGTCCAAGGTGCTGCCGATGATCCTCCTCGGCATCATGTGCATGGTCGCGGCGATCATCGTGGCCGTGGCGGTCGCCACCCCCAACATGACCGACCTGCCGCTGAAGTACACGCGCTACGCGATCATCATGCAGGCGCTGATCGCCCTGTTCCTCGCCTCGCAGGCACCGCAGTCCGTCTCCCGCGATCTGCGTTTCAAGTCCGTGCCGCTGTACTTCTCCCGTCCGATCGAACGCGTCGACTACGTCCTCGCCAAGTTCGCGGCGATGGCCTCCGCCGTCTTCGTGCTCACCGCCGCACCGCTGGTGATCCTTTACGCGGGCGCGCTGCTGGCGGAGTTCGACTTCGCCGATCAGACGAAGGGCTTCGCCCAGGGACTGGTCTCCGTGGCCGTCCTCTCGGTCCTGTTCGGCGGGATCGGGCTCGTGCTCGCCGCGTTCACTCCCCGCCGCGGCTTCGGCGTGGCCGCAGTGATCGCGACGCTCACCATCACCTACGGCGCGGTCTCCACCGTCCAGGCCATCGCCTGGGAAACGGGTTCCGCCGGTGTGATCCAGTGGCTGGGACTCTTCTCACCGGTCACGCTCATCGACGGGCTGCAGACCGCCTTCCTCGGCGCGACCTCCGCCTTCCCCGGCGGTGAGGGACCCGGCGCCGGCGTCGGAGTCGTCTACCTGCTCACCGTCCTCGCGCTCGTCGCCGGTTCGTACGGCGTCCTCATGCGCCGCTACCGAAAGGTCGGGCTGTGA
- a CDS encoding SDR family oxidoreductase has translation MSVRGLPTARERRISTGGIELCVAELGDATRPTVVLVHGYPDSKEVWSKVATRLAEKFHVVLYDVRGHGRSTAPVPLRGGFTLEKLTDDFLAVADAVSPDRPVHLVGHDWGSVQAWEFVTVGRTEGRIASFTSMSGPSLDHFGHWIKRRTVRPTPRRVGQLLGQGAKSWYVYMLHTPVLPELAWRGPLGKYWPGILQRIEKVPSGDYPTASLPQDAARGAWLYRDNIRARLRRPRADAHAHAPVQLITPTGDAFLSERLYDDLDEWVPQLTRRSLAAKHWVPRTRPDQLSAWIADFVETHEARDGGSRGQETQARPATGPYAEHFAGRLVLVTGAASGIGRATALAFAAAGARVVAADRDAAGAADTAETCLLTGAYDAWAEVVDVSDEQAMEELAGKVAAEYGVVDVLVNNAGIGLSGPFLDTSSEDWKKVLDVNLWGVIHGCRIFGGQMAERGQGGHIVNTASAAAYLPSRALPAYSTSKAAVLMLSECLRAELAGRDIGVTAVCPGIVNTNITATARFAGVDETEEKRRQKRTARLYGLRNYPPEKVAEAILRAVVRNQAVVPVTPEARGARVLSRVSPGLLRAFARIEPRL, from the coding sequence TTGAGCGTGCGAGGACTGCCGACGGCGCGTGAGCGCCGGATCAGTACGGGAGGGATCGAGCTGTGCGTCGCCGAGCTCGGCGACGCGACACGGCCGACCGTGGTGCTCGTCCACGGCTATCCCGACAGCAAGGAGGTCTGGTCAAAGGTCGCGACCCGCCTCGCGGAGAAGTTCCACGTGGTGCTGTACGACGTCCGTGGCCACGGCCGCTCCACGGCCCCCGTCCCGTTGCGCGGCGGATTCACGCTGGAAAAGCTGACGGACGATTTCCTGGCGGTCGCCGACGCCGTGAGTCCCGACCGGCCCGTGCACCTGGTCGGACACGACTGGGGCTCCGTGCAGGCGTGGGAGTTCGTCACGGTCGGGCGGACCGAGGGCCGCATCGCCTCCTTCACCTCCATGTCGGGTCCGTCCCTGGACCACTTCGGCCACTGGATCAAACGGCGGACGGTCCGCCCGACGCCCAGGAGGGTCGGCCAACTGCTCGGCCAGGGCGCCAAGTCCTGGTACGTGTACATGCTGCACACGCCGGTCCTGCCCGAGCTGGCCTGGCGCGGCCCGCTGGGCAAGTACTGGCCGGGAATCCTTCAGCGGATCGAGAAGGTGCCCTCGGGCGACTACCCGACGGCGTCGTTGCCGCAGGACGCGGCCCGCGGCGCCTGGCTCTACCGCGACAACATCCGCGCCCGGCTGCGTCGCCCGCGCGCGGACGCCCACGCCCACGCTCCGGTCCAGCTGATCACTCCGACCGGTGACGCGTTCCTCTCCGAGCGGCTGTACGACGATCTCGACGAGTGGGTACCGCAGTTGACCCGGCGCTCGCTGGCGGCCAAGCACTGGGTGCCCCGCACGCGCCCGGACCAACTCAGCGCATGGATCGCCGACTTCGTCGAGACGCACGAGGCCCGCGACGGCGGGTCCCGCGGTCAGGAGACGCAGGCACGGCCGGCAACGGGGCCGTACGCGGAACACTTCGCCGGCCGGCTGGTCCTGGTGACGGGAGCGGCCAGCGGTATCGGCCGCGCCACGGCACTCGCCTTCGCGGCGGCCGGCGCGCGCGTCGTGGCCGCGGACCGGGACGCCGCGGGCGCGGCCGACACGGCTGAGACGTGCCTGCTCACAGGCGCCTACGACGCCTGGGCCGAAGTGGTGGACGTCAGCGACGAACAAGCCATGGAGGAACTGGCCGGGAAGGTCGCCGCCGAATACGGCGTCGTCGATGTACTGGTCAACAACGCCGGGATCGGCCTCTCCGGACCGTTCCTGGACACGAGCTCGGAGGACTGGAAGAAGGTCCTGGACGTCAACTTGTGGGGAGTGATCCACGGTTGCCGGATCTTCGGCGGTCAGATGGCCGAGCGCGGCCAGGGCGGCCACATTGTCAACACCGCCTCCGCCGCTGCCTATTTGCCGTCCCGGGCCCTGCCCGCGTACAGCACCTCGAAGGCCGCGGTGCTGATGCTCAGCGAGTGTCTGCGTGCCGAACTGGCCGGCCGGGACATCGGGGTCACCGCGGTCTGCCCCGGGATCGTCAACACCAACATCACCGCCACCGCCCGCTTCGCGGGGGTGGACGAGACGGAGGAGAAGCGGCGGCAGAAGAGGACCGCGCGGCTGTACGGGCTCCGCAACTACCCTCCGGAGAAGGTCGCAGAGGCCATCCTGCGGGCCGTCGTGCGGAACCAGGCCGTCGTACCGGTCACCCCGGAGGCCCGCGGCGCTCGTGTGCTGTCGCGCGTCTCGCCGGGGCTGCTGCGCGCGTTCGCGAGGATCGAGCCGCGGCTTTGA
- a CDS encoding RNA 2'-phosphotransferase: protein MNPTSGTGGTVPPDERRTVKVSKYLSKHLRHQPERIGITLDANGWVEIDDLMRAASEHGFPFTRAELEHVVAVNDKRRFTIDGTLIRANQGHTVAVDLDLPASEPPEYLYHGTVSRNLDAIRADGLLPMARHDVHLSPDRETATRVGARRGRPVVLSVHAGALHRAGHVFRVSANGVWLTASVPPRFIRFPGAQRP, encoded by the coding sequence ATGAACCCGACATCTGGAACCGGCGGAACAGTGCCGCCGGACGAGAGACGCACCGTCAAGGTGTCGAAGTACCTCTCGAAGCATCTGCGTCACCAACCGGAGCGGATCGGCATCACCCTCGACGCCAACGGCTGGGTGGAGATCGACGATCTGATGCGGGCGGCGTCCGAGCACGGCTTCCCTTTCACCCGTGCCGAGCTCGAGCACGTCGTCGCCGTCAACGACAAACGCCGTTTCACCATCGACGGCACGCTCATCCGCGCCAACCAGGGCCACACCGTCGCCGTCGATCTCGACCTGCCCGCCTCGGAGCCGCCCGAATACCTGTACCACGGGACCGTCTCCCGCAATCTGGACGCGATCCGCGCGGACGGCCTGCTGCCCATGGCCCGCCACGACGTGCACCTCTCGCCCGACCGGGAGACGGCGACCCGCGTGGGCGCCCGGCGCGGCCGCCCCGTCGTCCTCTCCGTCCACGCCGGAGCGCTGCACCGGGCCGGTCATGTCTTCCGGGTGAGCGCCAACGGCGTCTGGCTCACCGCTTCCGTACCGCCCCGGTTCATCCGCTTCCCCGGCGCCCAGCGCCCCTGA
- a CDS encoding MerR family transcriptional regulator, whose product MPEHVAAEYRIEDLAHHSGATVRTIRAYQDRGLLPRPERRGRSNVYGPAHLDRLHQIADLLDRGYTLASIKELMDAWDTGRGLGGVLGLVAEVQGPWTDEEGTRISRAELERRFGGAPDEDALAEAVALGVLEPIPGEEDEFLVPSPQELSVAVELHAAGVPLSAISGHLREVRQQVEHIASRFLEFTTEHVFARFLENGPPTDSDATEAAALVRRLRPLAQQTIDAELARAMRLFATLHLRQHLLADGPPKAEEERTTVILPAGTMRAVRRLVGPDDAAAFVRAATERELHNRALDAMASNRARSRQVDQID is encoded by the coding sequence TTGCCGGAACATGTCGCAGCCGAATACCGGATCGAGGACCTGGCGCACCACAGCGGGGCCACGGTCCGGACCATCCGCGCCTATCAGGACCGCGGGCTGCTGCCCAGGCCGGAGCGGCGGGGCCGGTCCAACGTGTACGGCCCCGCCCACCTCGACCGCCTGCACCAGATCGCGGACCTCCTCGACCGGGGCTACACACTGGCCTCCATCAAGGAGCTTATGGACGCCTGGGACACCGGTCGCGGACTCGGCGGAGTCCTCGGTCTGGTGGCCGAAGTACAGGGCCCGTGGACCGACGAGGAGGGCACGAGGATCTCCCGCGCGGAGTTGGAGCGCCGCTTCGGCGGGGCGCCCGACGAGGACGCTCTCGCGGAGGCGGTGGCTCTCGGCGTACTGGAGCCGATTCCGGGCGAAGAGGACGAGTTCCTCGTGCCGAGCCCCCAAGAGCTCTCTGTAGCCGTTGAGTTGCATGCGGCGGGTGTTCCGCTCAGCGCAATATCGGGACATCTCAGGGAGGTTCGGCAGCAGGTCGAGCACATCGCCTCCCGCTTCCTGGAGTTCACGACCGAGCACGTCTTCGCGCGGTTCCTGGAGAACGGGCCGCCGACCGACTCCGACGCGACGGAAGCGGCGGCACTCGTCCGGCGGCTGCGCCCTCTCGCGCAGCAGACGATCGACGCCGAACTGGCGCGTGCCATGAGGCTGTTCGCGACGCTCCACCTCCGGCAGCACCTCTTGGCGGACGGGCCGCCGAAGGCGGAGGAAGAGCGCACGACGGTGATCCTCCCCGCCGGAACAATGCGTGCCGTACGACGCCTGGTTGGTCCGGACGACGCTGCCGCCTTCGTGCGCGCGGCAACCGAACGCGAGCTCCATAACAGGGCATTGGATGCAATGGCGTCAAACCGTGCAAGATCGCGGCAAGTTGATCAAATAGACTGA
- a CDS encoding ABC transporter ATP-binding protein — MSTLRIDNTSRWFGNVVAVNDVTMTIGPGVTGLLGPNGAGKSTLINMMGGFLAPSNGTVTLDGAQIWRNESVYRQIGVVPEREAMYDFLTGREFVVANAELHGLGTKEAQRALATVEMEYAQDRKVSTYSKGMRQRVKMASALVHDPSVLLLDEPFNGMDPRQRMQLMDLLRRMGAEGRTVLFSSHILEEVEQLASHIEVIVAGRHAASGDFRRIRRLMTDRPHRYLVRSSDDRALAAALIADPSTAGIEVDLAEGALRIQAVDFGRFTELLPRVAREHSIRLLTVSPSDESLESVFSYLVAA; from the coding sequence ATGAGCACTCTTCGCATCGACAACACCTCTCGGTGGTTCGGCAACGTCGTCGCCGTCAACGACGTGACGATGACCATCGGCCCCGGCGTCACCGGCCTCCTCGGCCCCAACGGTGCGGGAAAGTCCACCCTCATCAACATGATGGGCGGCTTCCTCGCCCCCTCGAACGGCACCGTCACCCTGGACGGAGCACAGATCTGGCGCAACGAGTCCGTGTACCGGCAGATCGGCGTCGTCCCGGAGCGGGAGGCGATGTACGACTTCCTCACCGGCCGTGAGTTCGTGGTCGCCAACGCCGAACTGCACGGGCTGGGCACGAAGGAGGCCCAGAGGGCGCTCGCGACGGTCGAGATGGAGTACGCGCAGGACCGCAAGGTCTCCACGTACAGCAAGGGCATGCGCCAGCGGGTGAAGATGGCTTCCGCCCTCGTGCACGACCCGTCGGTGCTGCTGCTCGACGAACCGTTCAACGGCATGGACCCGCGCCAGCGGATGCAGCTGATGGACCTGCTGCGGCGCATGGGCGCCGAGGGCCGTACGGTCCTGTTCTCCTCGCACATCCTGGAGGAGGTGGAGCAACTCGCCTCGCACATCGAGGTGATCGTCGCGGGACGCCACGCGGCCAGCGGCGACTTCCGCCGGATCCGCCGGCTGATGACGGACCGGCCGCACCGCTATCTCGTGCGCTCCAGCGACGACCGGGCGCTCGCCGCCGCCTTGATCGCCGACCCGTCGACCGCGGGGATCGAGGTCGACCTTGCCGAGGGCGCGCTGCGCATCCAGGCGGTGGACTTCGGCCGGTTCACCGAGCTCCTTCCGAGGGTCGCCCGCGAGCACTCCATCCGGCTGCTGACGGTCTCGCCCTCCGACGAGTCCCTCGAGTCGGTCTTCTCCTACCTCGTAGCGGCCTGA
- a CDS encoding M23 family metallopeptidase, whose protein sequence is MSSRHRDRFLIVPVMLCTLLGTPASTAVASDGPAPPAGAEVARLYAEAARATEQYEQGRRAAERQRATANRLEGRVARQRERLGVVHDAIGGVAREQYRTGGSLAHAGRLLLADDPDALLRGYRLAARAEKAVSRLLDRERAAERDLVAAETNARAAWQNLDERTARLAVVKRGIETKLESAQWRLQAEADRSVAAGRCAGAVRIDQPGRAARGPDWVAPVENYTLSAGFGGSGERWARRHTGQDFAVDIGAPVRSVGTGRVASVSCGGAFGIEILVQHPDGYYSQYAHLAGVTVDQGERVAAGQWIGQAGTTGNSTGPHLHFEVRLTPYLGSGVDPAVWLRERGVNL, encoded by the coding sequence ATGAGCTCGAGACACCGCGACCGGTTTCTGATCGTCCCGGTGATGCTGTGCACGCTCCTCGGCACGCCGGCATCCACAGCCGTGGCGTCCGACGGCCCGGCGCCACCGGCAGGCGCCGAAGTGGCACGGCTCTACGCGGAGGCGGCCAGGGCGACGGAGCAGTACGAGCAGGGCAGGCGCGCCGCAGAGCGGCAGCGGGCCACGGCGAACCGGCTCGAGGGCAGGGTGGCCCGACAACGGGAGCGGCTCGGCGTCGTCCACGACGCCATCGGCGGCGTCGCCCGGGAGCAGTACCGCACCGGTGGCTCGCTCGCCCACGCCGGCCGCCTCCTGCTCGCGGACGACCCGGACGCGTTGCTGCGCGGCTACCGGCTCGCCGCCCGGGCCGAGAAGGCCGTCAGCCGGCTGCTGGACCGCGAGCGGGCGGCGGAGCGTGACCTCGTCGCCGCGGAGACGAACGCCCGTGCCGCATGGCAGAACCTCGACGAACGCACCGCGCGCCTGGCGGTCGTCAAGCGCGGTATCGAGACCAAGCTGGAGTCCGCGCAGTGGAGGCTCCAGGCAGAGGCGGACCGCAGTGTGGCGGCGGGCAGGTGCGCGGGGGCCGTGCGCATCGATCAGCCGGGCAGGGCCGCGCGGGGCCCGGACTGGGTGGCGCCCGTGGAGAACTACACGCTGTCCGCCGGCTTCGGCGGCTCCGGCGAGCGATGGGCGCGGCGGCACACCGGCCAGGACTTCGCCGTGGACATCGGGGCCCCCGTGCGGTCGGTCGGGACGGGCCGGGTGGCGTCCGTGTCGTGCGGCGGGGCCTTCGGTATCGAGATCCTGGTGCAGCACCCCGACGGCTACTACTCCCAGTACGCGCACCTGGCGGGGGTCACCGTCGACCAGGGCGAGCGGGTGGCCGCCGGCCAGTGGATCGGTCAGGCGGGTACGACGGGGAATTCGACGGGGCCGCACCTGCACTTCGAGGTGCGGCTCACGCCGTATCTGGGGTCCGGTGTGGATCCGGCCGTCTGGCTGCGCGAGCGCGGTGTGAACCTCTGA
- a CDS encoding HAD hydrolase family protein, which yields MTSATDPRRLPATTPRLIATDLDGTLLRDDKSVSDRTIAALAAAEEAGIEVFFVTGRPARWMDVVSAHVHGHGLAICANGAAVVDLHAGGELLEVRDLPRAAALEVVRTLRATAPGTSFAVELTTGIHYEPDYPPFHLDPGATIAPAEKLLHEEEPGEGAPVLKLLAHHPELLPDGFLTLARTAAGGVASFTRSSPTALLEVSGRGVSKASTLALCCAQRGISSDEVVAFGDMPNDVEMLTWAGTSYAMGNAHPDVIAAASGRTVANNDDGVAVVIEQILATRSEQQL from the coding sequence GTGACCTCAGCTACCGATCCCCGCCGCCTGCCCGCCACCACACCCCGGCTGATCGCCACCGACCTCGACGGCACTCTGCTGCGCGACGACAAGTCGGTCTCCGACCGTACGATCGCCGCACTCGCGGCCGCCGAGGAGGCGGGGATCGAGGTCTTCTTCGTCACCGGCAGGCCCGCCCGCTGGATGGACGTCGTCAGCGCCCACGTCCACGGCCACGGCCTCGCCATCTGCGCGAACGGTGCCGCGGTGGTCGATCTGCACGCCGGCGGCGAACTGCTGGAGGTCCGCGACCTGCCCCGGGCCGCGGCCCTGGAGGTCGTGCGGACGCTGCGCGCGACCGCCCCCGGCACGTCCTTCGCGGTCGAGCTGACCACCGGCATCCACTACGAGCCCGACTACCCGCCCTTCCATCTCGACCCCGGGGCGACGATCGCCCCGGCGGAGAAGCTTCTCCACGAGGAGGAGCCGGGCGAGGGCGCCCCCGTGCTCAAGCTGCTCGCCCACCATCCCGAACTCCTGCCGGACGGCTTCCTCACCCTGGCCCGCACGGCAGCGGGCGGCGTCGCCTCCTTCACCCGCTCCAGCCCGACCGCGCTCCTGGAGGTCAGCGGACGGGGCGTGAGCAAGGCCAGCACCCTGGCGCTGTGCTGCGCCCAGCGGGGCATCTCCTCCGACGAGGTGGTGGCGTTCGGTGACATGCCGAACGACGTCGAGATGCTGACCTGGGCCGGGACCTCCTACGCCATGGGCAACGCGCACCCCGACGTGATCGCGGCCGCCTCCGGGCGCACGGTCGCCAACAACGACGACGGAGTCGCGGTGGTCATCGAACAGATCCTGGCCACGCGCTCGGAGCAGCAGCTCTGA
- a CDS encoding LLM class flavin-dependent oxidoreductase: MRLSTVILPVRPWRTGGRDEWLRAEQLGFHTAYTYDHLSWRSFRDGPWYGAVPTLTAAAAATERLRLGTLVTSPNFRHPVTLAKDLISLDDVSDGRITLGIGAGGTGFDATALGQEAWTPRERADRFAEFVPLLDRLLSEGSVTHEGAFYSAVEARNIPGCVQRPRLPFAIAATGPRGLKLAARYGQAWVTTGDPKLFETGTPEQSLEAIAGQIDKLAKACADTGRKVEELDKVLLTGFTPDRGRPLESLDAFVDFAGKHIELGFTEIVVHAPIPDSDFAADQAVFERIATEAPAQLGG, encoded by the coding sequence ATGCGTCTGAGCACTGTGATACTCCCCGTCCGCCCCTGGCGGACCGGTGGCCGCGACGAGTGGCTGCGCGCCGAGCAGCTCGGCTTCCACACCGCGTACACCTACGACCACCTCTCGTGGCGGTCCTTCCGGGACGGCCCCTGGTACGGGGCCGTCCCGACGCTGACCGCGGCTGCCGCGGCGACCGAGCGGCTGCGCCTCGGGACGCTGGTCACCTCGCCGAACTTCCGGCACCCGGTGACCCTGGCGAAGGACCTGATCTCGCTGGACGACGTCTCCGACGGGCGGATCACCCTGGGGATCGGTGCGGGCGGAACGGGCTTCGACGCCACCGCCCTGGGGCAGGAGGCGTGGACACCTCGGGAGCGGGCGGACCGCTTCGCCGAGTTCGTGCCGCTGCTCGACCGGCTGCTCAGCGAGGGTTCCGTGACGCACGAGGGGGCCTTCTACTCTGCGGTGGAGGCCAGGAACATCCCCGGGTGCGTGCAGCGGCCGCGGCTGCCGTTCGCGATCGCCGCGACCGGACCGCGCGGGCTGAAGCTCGCGGCGCGGTACGGGCAGGCCTGGGTGACCACCGGAGACCCGAAGCTGTTCGAGACGGGCACCCCGGAGCAGTCCCTGGAAGCCATCGCCGGCCAGATCGACAAGCTCGCCAAGGCCTGTGCGGACACCGGCCGGAAGGTGGAAGAGCTGGACAAGGTCCTGCTCACCGGCTTCACACCCGACCGTGGGCGGCCGCTCGAGTCGCTGGACGCGTTCGTCGACTTCGCGGGCAAGCACATCGAGCTCGGGTTCACCGAGATCGTCGTCCACGCCCCGATCCCCGACTCGGACTTCGCCGCCGACCAGGCGGTCTTCGAACGCATCGCTACGGAGGCGCCGGCCCAGCTCGGCGGCTGA
- a CDS encoding ABC transporter ATP-binding protein yields MIATESLSKRFPRVTALDRLSLDIGPGVTGLVGANGAGKSTLIKILLGLSPATEGRAAVLGLDVATDGARIREQVGYMPEHDCLPPDVSATEFVVHMARMSGLPPTAARERTADTLRHVGLYEERYRPIGGYSTGMKQRVKLAQALVHDPKLVLLDEPTNGLDPVGRDEMLGLIRRVHTDFGISVLVTSHLLGELERTCDHVVVVDGGTLLRSSSTKEFTQTTTTLAVEVTDSDAHPDGTAALRAALTAAGLKLHDRTEDGLPGAGHVLLLEASGEETYDTVRDAVADLGLGLVRMEQRRHHIAEVFRPEAAKAMEVQA; encoded by the coding sequence GTGATCGCGACCGAAAGCCTGAGCAAGCGGTTCCCCAGGGTGACCGCGCTTGACCGGCTCTCCTTGGACATCGGCCCCGGTGTGACCGGCCTGGTGGGCGCCAACGGAGCCGGCAAGTCCACGTTGATCAAGATCCTGCTGGGTCTGTCCCCCGCCACGGAAGGCCGTGCCGCCGTGCTCGGCCTGGACGTCGCCACCGACGGCGCCCGGATCCGCGAGCAGGTGGGCTACATGCCCGAGCACGACTGCCTGCCGCCGGACGTCTCCGCCACGGAGTTCGTCGTCCACATGGCGCGCATGTCCGGCCTCCCGCCGACCGCCGCACGAGAACGCACCGCGGACACGCTGCGCCACGTCGGCCTGTACGAGGAGCGGTACCGCCCCATCGGCGGTTACTCGACCGGCATGAAGCAGCGCGTCAAACTCGCGCAGGCCCTGGTCCACGACCCGAAGCTGGTCCTGCTCGACGAGCCGACCAACGGCCTCGACCCGGTCGGCCGTGACGAAATGCTCGGCCTGATCCGGCGCGTCCACACCGACTTCGGCATCTCGGTCCTGGTCACCTCCCATCTGCTCGGCGAACTCGAGCGCACCTGCGACCACGTCGTCGTCGTCGACGGCGGCACCCTGCTGCGTTCCAGCTCCACCAAGGAGTTCACGCAGACGACGACCACCCTCGCGGTCGAGGTCACCGACTCCGACGCACATCCCGACGGAACGGCCGCGCTCCGTGCGGCCCTCACCGCCGCCGGACTCAAGCTGCACGACCGCACGGAGGACGGGCTGCCCGGCGCCGGCCACGTCCTCCTGCTCGAGGCGTCCGGCGAGGAGACGTACGACACCGTGCGCGACGCCGTCGCGGACCTCGGTCTCGGGCTCGTGCGCATGGAACAGCGACGCCACCACATCGCGGAGGTCTTCCGCCCTGAGGCCGCCAAGGCCATGGAGGTGCAGGCCTGA